The following proteins are co-located in the Triticum aestivum cultivar Chinese Spring chromosome 1A, IWGSC CS RefSeq v2.1, whole genome shotgun sequence genome:
- the LOC123174292 gene encoding non-specific lipid-transfer protein EPAD1 has translation MRAFATAAWVVLLLAAAALVSVSSASASISASVDPSGCNATQLATAIVKNCVEEFEPTNAAACCSSVLPTVDMAGCLCLVVDEPQLALSGTTSQAVFSLYLKCGGKRRSQDKPYEACDDFFATSPPSLPAPASPAPPASPRDMYYPPTPVNEDSSYKIELSTDVGVWVTVIVYLIVMGFAVYERLTRGGNDNEGGQEVNNDQDPEGQGNPRPDGAA, from the exons ATGAGGGCTTTTGCGACCGCAGCTTGGGTGGTGTTGCTgctcgcggcggcggcgctcgTCTCTGTCTCCTCGGCATCCGCTTCGATCTCGGCCTCCGTGGACCCATCAG GTTGCAATGCCACCCAGCTGGCCACCGCTATTGTCAAGAACTGTGTGGAAGAGTTTGAGCCAACCAATGCCGCTGCCTGCTGTTCCTCGGTTCTGCCCACAGTGGACATGGCCGGCTGCCTCTGCTTGGTGGTCGATGAGCCTCAGCTGGCGCTATCGGGCACCACCTCCCAGGCCGTGTTCAGTCTTTACCTGAAGTGTGGAGGTAAGAGACGTTCCCAGGACAAGCCGTACGAGGCATGCGATGATTTCTTTGCGACGTCTCCGCCATCCCTGCCAGCGCCCGCCAGTCCGGCGCCTCCTGCATCACCAAGGGACATGTACTACCCTCCAACTCCCGTCAATGAGGATTCAAGTTACAAGATCGAGTTGTCCACAGATGTTGGCGTTTGGGTGACCGTGATAGTCTACCTGATTGTCATGGGCTTCGCAGTTTACGAGCGTCTGACTCGTG GAGGAAATGACAACGAGGGTGGGCAAGAGGTGAACAATGACCAGGATCCAGAGGGGCAAGGAAACCCTCGGCCGGACGGAGCTGCTTGA
- the LOC123063090 gene encoding 28 kDa heat- and acid-stable phosphoprotein, with protein sequence MAKGKFKGKPTGQRTFSSKEELEAGTSADRPKTFSKKKQEVSNRREESIEEESDEEVEKTKHKGTAGLIEIDNPNLVKPKSIKAKDVDVDRTTDLSRREREELEKQRARAHYMRLQEEGKTEQARKDLDRLTLIRRQREEAAKKREEEKAAKEERKAEARK encoded by the exons ATGGCCAAGGGCAAGTTCAAGGGCAAGCCCACCGGGCAGCGCACCTTCTCCTCCAAGGAGGAGCTCG AGGCTGGTACTTCAGCAGATCGCCCAAAGACCTTTTCTAAGAAG AAGCAAGAGGTATCTAACAGAAGGGAAGAGTCAATTGAGGAGGAAAGCGATGAAGAGGTTGAGAAGACC AAACACAAAGGCACTGCAGGCCTCATCGAGATTGACAATCCAAACCTGGTGAAACCAAAGAGTATTAAAGCCAAGGATGTTGAT GTTGATAGGACAACTGATCTCTCCAGGCGTGAAAG GGAGGAGCTTGAGAAGCAGAGAGCTCGAGCGCACTATATGAGACTTCAGGAGGAAGGGAAGACAGAACAGGCTAGGAAAGACCTAG ATCGCCTTACCTTGATCCGGCGGCAGAGGGAGGAAGCTGCAAAGAAGCGCGAAGAGGAAAAAGCTG CGAAAGAGGAGAGGAAGGCTGAAGCACGCAAGTGA
- the LOC123063101 gene encoding F-box protein At5g07610, which produces MDPAGLLPGDVLADVLRRLMPRSLAACRSVCKEWCAAVDAHGLLRKDLLPLSLAGIFAVYNFVDGYHLPPAFLSRPSVAGKIQGNLSYLDDVHDEWSHIMGHCNGLLLLWGGVANPATRQWACLPRHPDRTATKGFIKRDFLAYDPMVSPHFEVFFMQCVRRRSKNEVALDLANPNSEWPPSPYTISAFSSETWLWEERSFIREGMAPRSIDPKLLPLMKNVLFPRDAVYWRGRLYVYNIFFVIRLDLGDNKYRVIELPPISEARGDIMPHLGKSGNGVYYGFVGDCCKLQIWFLNESIDHTEWMLKHEIGLKPLLENFPWEHSHGSWFVQGLRDNNDETLDREKLEWDSDNDDATTASATEVSVQKKFHKYISRILGFHPYKEIIFLHISDTRVVAYHLKNSKVEDLGCLPVDGDDWIQSSCVYTPCWIESCLRANNVEPNSEL; this is translated from the exons ATGGATCCGGCGGGTCTGCTACCCGGCGACGTGCTCGCGGACGTCCTCCGGCGCCTGATGCCGCGCAGCCTCGCCGCCTGCCGCTCCGTCTGCAAGGAGTGGTGCGCCGCCGTCGACGCCCACGGCCTGCTGCGCAAGGACCTCCTGCCGCTCTCCCTGGCCGGCATCTTCGCCGTCTACAACTTCGTTGACGGCTATCACCTTCCCCCGGCGTTCCTCTCGCGCCCCTCTGTCGCGGGCAAGATCCAAGGTAACCTcagctacctcgacgacgtccacGATGAGTGGTCCCACATTATGGGTCACTgcaacggcctcctcctcctctggggAGGCGTGGCCAATCCGGCCACGCGGCAGTGGGCGTGTTTACCGCGTCATCCTGATCGGACAGCGACCAAAGGCTTCATCAAACGCGACTTCCTCGCGTACGATCCTATGGTCTCGCCACACTTTGAGGTGTTCTTCATGCAGTGTGTTCGCCGTCGGTCCAAGAACGAGGTCGCATTGGACCTTGCAAACCCAAACTCAGAGTGGCCCCCATCGCCCTACACCATAAGCGCATTCTCGTCAGAGACATGGCTGTGGGAGGAGAGATCTTTTATTAGAGAAGGGATGGCTCCACGGTCCATCGACCCCAAGCTACTACCACTCATGAAAAACGTGTTGTTCCCTCGTGATGCTGTGTATTGGCGGGGCCGGCTCTATGTGTACAACATATTTTTTGTTATCAG atTGGATTTAGGGGATAATAAGTACCGAGTAATTGAACTCCCCCCGATTAGTGAAGCACGCGGAGATATTATGCCTCATTTGGGAAAATCCGGGAATGGCGTTTACTATGGATTCGTCGGTGATTGCTGCAAACTTCAGATTTGGTTTCTTAATGAATCAATTGATCACACCGAATGGATGTTGAAGCATGAGATTGGCCTCAAGCCGTTGCTAGAAAATTTTCCTTGGGAACACAGTCATGGCTCTTGGTTCGTGCAAGGTTTGAGGGATAACAATGATGAAACACTTGACAGAGAGAAACTGGAATGGGATTCAGACAACGATGATGCCACTACTGCTTCTGCCACTGAAGTTAGTGTTCAGAAAAAGTTCCATAAATACATTTCAAGGATACTTGGATTTCATCCTTACAAGGAGATTATCTTTTTGCACATATCGGATACAAGAGTAGTGGCCTACCATCTTAAGAACTCCAAGGTTGAGGATTTGGGGTGCTTACCCGTAGATGGTGATGATTGGATACAATCGTCCTGTGTATACACGCCTTGCTGGATAGAGAGCTGCTTGAGAGCAAATAATGTAGAACCCAATAGTGAGCTCTAG